In Nitrospira sp., a single genomic region encodes these proteins:
- a CDS encoding glycosyltransferase translates to MNTVTNPGAYAANGDTNLVKSHPLRILQVCTSDRAGGAERSAWNLYRAYKDRGHESWLAVGTKRTDDADVLVIPNARPRNLWTRLNENIQERLQAVEEDVAGVGRVREWLRTWSNPWLQMQRSLGMEEFDFPGTWRLLSLPPRRPDIVHCHNLHGNYFDLRVLSSLSYEVPVIVNLRDAWLLSGHCAHSFDCDRWKTGCGRCPDLAIYPAIERDATAFNWRRKRDIFARSRLYVTAPSHWLMRRVEESILAPAIVKTRVIPNGVDFSIFHPTDRQGVRSGLGIPQDAKVLLFTANGIRRNIWKDYATMKAAVATVAQRMHGHDLIFIALGEEGPPERIGLAEVRFVPYQKDRHAVARYFQAADLYVHAARAEVCPLTVIEALSCGTAVVATGIGGIPEQVKGLELSQFNLRNSGLNQYGTTEATGVLVPGGDAQAMAAGIERLLRDETLRRRLGENAALDAAKRFGLHGQVDGFLSWYREILNDRAMAH, encoded by the coding sequence ATGAATACAGTAACTAATCCAGGTGCATATGCCGCGAACGGAGATACAAACCTGGTGAAATCTCACCCCTTGAGAATTCTACAAGTCTGTACATCGGACAGAGCCGGTGGCGCGGAGCGCTCGGCGTGGAACCTGTATCGCGCCTATAAAGATCGAGGCCATGAATCGTGGTTGGCCGTCGGAACGAAACGCACAGACGACGCGGATGTGCTGGTCATCCCCAACGCGCGACCCCGGAATCTCTGGACGCGACTCAACGAGAATATCCAGGAACGATTACAGGCTGTTGAAGAAGACGTGGCGGGGGTAGGACGAGTACGGGAATGGCTCAGGACCTGGTCGAATCCCTGGCTTCAGATGCAACGATCCCTAGGGATGGAGGAGTTTGATTTTCCTGGAACGTGGCGATTGTTGAGTCTCCCTCCACGCAGACCTGATATCGTGCATTGCCACAACCTGCATGGCAACTACTTCGACCTGCGCGTTCTTTCAAGCCTCAGCTATGAGGTTCCGGTCATCGTCAATCTTCGAGATGCCTGGTTATTGAGCGGTCATTGCGCACATTCGTTTGACTGCGATCGGTGGAAAACCGGCTGTGGCCGTTGCCCGGACCTTGCTATCTATCCGGCCATCGAACGCGACGCCACGGCCTTCAACTGGCGTCGGAAGCGGGACATTTTTGCAAGAAGCCGACTCTATGTGACGGCCCCCTCTCATTGGCTCATGCGAAGAGTCGAAGAGTCCATCCTCGCGCCAGCCATTGTGAAGACTCGCGTGATTCCGAATGGGGTCGACTTCTCCATTTTCCATCCGACGGACCGGCAGGGTGTGCGCTCTGGACTGGGCATCCCGCAGGACGCCAAGGTACTGCTTTTTACCGCGAATGGTATTCGGCGGAACATTTGGAAAGATTATGCGACCATGAAAGCCGCTGTAGCCACCGTGGCTCAGCGCATGCATGGTCATGATCTGATCTTTATTGCGTTGGGTGAAGAGGGGCCGCCCGAACGGATCGGCTTGGCGGAAGTCCGATTCGTTCCTTACCAGAAAGATCGTCACGCCGTTGCCCGCTATTTTCAAGCAGCCGATCTCTATGTCCACGCAGCTCGTGCCGAGGTATGTCCCTTAACCGTCATCGAAGCGCTCTCATGTGGCACGGCGGTGGTGGCAACTGGGATTGGCGGCATACCGGAGCAGGTAAAGGGGTTGGAGCTGTCACAATTCAACTTGCGGAATTCTGGACTAAATCAGTATGGAACGACTGAGGCGACTGGGGTGCTGGTTCCGGGTGGTGATGCCCAGGCGATGGCGGCGGGAATCGAACGGTTGCTGCGCGACGAAACGTTACGCCGTCGCCTGGGAGAGAATGCGGCTCTAGATGCGGCCAAGCGATTCGGCTTGCACGGCCAAGTTGATGGATTTCTCTCTTGGTACCGCGAAATTTTGAACGACAGGGCAATGGCCCATTGA
- a CDS encoding DUF5989 family protein — protein sequence MIQTIGCLSVVLLLTLVGWRLPSVRGRQLLFLAASYLFYASCGIGFLGILIASSLMNYACGQSLRRKATAPRLWLGVALNLLPLAFCKYLPALLEIGSADSWEYDLARQILMPIGMSFWTFQGLSYLFDIYYEEEPDPSLLEFCLFMAFWPTVMSGPVCRLPGMLPQFRQLSHLNWDDLSAGSLRIIQGVMMKYVLAHILATGWQPGEGVAAGFDQMKVGWGAVDVWLLGIGFGFLLFFDFAGYSHMVIGTARLFGIRLPENFDRPFLSRTPSIFWTRWHMSLSFWIRDYVYNPLAVAGRQYSWWPYVGFIISMTLFGLWHGAKWTYVVYGMYHGLVLVMHRVGQQVKRRFTLRPPREVGVALSWGTTFLLLAVGFIIFRANDLTQAWTMLGTAMTPAAYGHFAMPRSFYALTFASAIGYFFVAAGHSLLRSWRTRYREALSEPRTPMASAGPVPAADVTLIIGALFDFFSQRLWWWFAPALSVLALLVGLVMYTREAVIAVTPFIYTLF from the coding sequence ATGATCCAGACTATAGGCTGCTTGTCAGTCGTTCTTCTCCTAACCCTGGTGGGGTGGCGCCTGCCCTCGGTCAGGGGACGGCAGCTGCTGTTTCTGGCCGCCAGTTATCTCTTCTATGCCAGTTGCGGGATCGGTTTTCTGGGTATCTTGATCGCAAGCTCGCTCATGAATTACGCCTGCGGCCAATCCCTGCGCCGCAAAGCGACGGCGCCACGTTTGTGGCTCGGCGTCGCGCTCAACCTTCTGCCTCTGGCATTTTGCAAATACTTGCCTGCGTTGCTGGAAATTGGGTCGGCTGATTCATGGGAATATGATCTTGCGCGTCAAATCCTCATGCCGATTGGAATGTCCTTTTGGACATTCCAAGGACTATCATACCTGTTCGATATCTACTATGAAGAGGAACCGGACCCTTCGCTGCTCGAGTTTTGTCTTTTTATGGCGTTCTGGCCAACCGTGATGTCGGGTCCTGTTTGCCGCCTCCCAGGCATGTTGCCGCAATTCCGACAATTGTCTCACCTGAACTGGGATGATCTGTCCGCGGGGAGTCTTCGGATTATCCAAGGCGTCATGATGAAGTATGTGCTCGCCCACATCCTGGCAACCGGATGGCAGCCTGGTGAAGGTGTTGCCGCTGGGTTCGATCAGATGAAAGTCGGGTGGGGCGCTGTCGATGTGTGGCTCTTGGGTATTGGGTTTGGGTTTCTTCTATTTTTTGACTTCGCGGGCTACTCGCATATGGTCATTGGAACCGCGCGCCTTTTCGGCATCCGCCTTCCGGAAAACTTCGATCGCCCCTTCCTTTCACGCACTCCATCTATTTTCTGGACACGCTGGCACATGTCGCTTTCCTTCTGGATTCGCGACTATGTGTACAATCCGCTTGCTGTTGCGGGGCGACAATACAGTTGGTGGCCCTATGTGGGGTTTATTATCTCCATGACGCTCTTCGGGCTGTGGCATGGAGCCAAATGGACTTACGTTGTGTACGGTATGTATCACGGTCTGGTGCTGGTCATGCACCGTGTGGGCCAGCAGGTAAAACGGCGATTCACTCTCCGGCCGCCGCGCGAGGTGGGAGTGGCTCTTTCCTGGGGAACGACCTTTCTGCTGCTTGCGGTGGGGTTTATCATTTTCCGCGCCAATGACTTGACCCAGGCGTGGACGATGTTGGGGACAGCAATGACGCCTGCGGCCTACGGGCATTTTGCCATGCCGCGCAGCTTTTACGCGCTCACGTTCGCCAGCGCGATCGGCTATTTTTTCGTCGCAGCCGGACACTCCTTGTTGCGATCCTGGAGAACGCGATACAGAGAGGCCCTCAGCGAACCACGAACACCGATGGCCAGTGCCGGTCCGGTGCCGGCGGCCGATGTTACCTTGATCATCGGTGCACTGTTCGATTTCTTCTCGCAGAGACTGTGGTGGTGGTTTGCGCCGGCGCTCTCCGTGCTGGCGTTGTTGGTTGGATTGGTCATGTATACGAGGGAAGCGGTGATCGCCGTCACGCCGTTCATCTATACCTTGTTTTAG
- a CDS encoding AMP-binding protein gives MTDGKRTSGKERSVLSRFAGCSARFPNDPALCVGDRSYTYREVTGLSLCISTLLKSHGIRRGDRIGVLMEDNVFTYASLLGILSCGACYVPLNPHAPVDRNVGIIADAGIKLLLFGDKEDTARELCGPFGTECRPLNNRVNPAPGRLDPVDQMQEDPCYLLFTSGTTGKPKGVPIYQRNLTAFLDMMLESGKYDFTKNDRFLQMFELTFDLSIFSFLVPLSVGASFYPIPRKGIAYLEVADILEAKNITVALLVPSVINYLKPYFGELDLPKLRYSLFCGEALYHETLSGWARCVPNAKIENLYGPTEATIFCMRYEWRRGEPPHPQGKGIVPIGKSMEGMDAFKMIDSTSDEEGELCLSGEQVTLGYWNNPSKTAEAFGTTTEGKKYYRTGDLCKVDKTGDFLYLGRIDNQVKIDGHRVELEEIEFHTRMFCEEKQVVAAVNTSETGSRYILLFIESEEELKKGLEDHLKKHLPAYMLPKEIITVGLFPLNSNGKTDRKALKNAYLQKLAANQQERAGSGV, from the coding sequence ATGACTGATGGGAAAAGGACTTCTGGGAAAGAAAGGTCGGTTCTTTCCAGGTTTGCCGGATGTTCAGCGCGCTTTCCGAACGATCCGGCCCTCTGTGTCGGGGATCGATCATACACCTATCGTGAAGTAACGGGCCTGTCCTTGTGCATCAGCACACTCCTAAAATCCCATGGCATCAGAAGGGGAGACCGCATAGGCGTGCTGATGGAGGACAATGTATTTACCTATGCCTCGCTGCTCGGAATCCTGTCCTGTGGGGCCTGTTACGTTCCGTTGAATCCTCATGCTCCCGTGGATCGAAACGTGGGAATTATTGCAGATGCCGGCATCAAACTCCTGTTGTTTGGCGACAAAGAAGATACGGCTCGGGAACTCTGCGGTCCATTCGGTACTGAATGTCGACCGCTGAACAACCGGGTTAATCCCGCCCCAGGTAGATTGGATCCGGTAGATCAGATGCAGGAAGATCCGTGCTACTTGCTGTTCACGTCCGGCACCACGGGGAAACCCAAAGGAGTTCCGATTTATCAGCGGAACCTTACCGCGTTTCTCGACATGATGCTGGAAAGCGGAAAATATGATTTCACCAAGAATGACCGCTTCCTTCAGATGTTTGAGTTGACCTTTGACCTTTCGATTTTCTCCTTCCTCGTCCCCCTCTCGGTAGGAGCGAGTTTCTATCCGATTCCCCGGAAGGGCATCGCGTATCTGGAGGTGGCCGACATCCTCGAAGCCAAGAACATCACCGTCGCTCTGCTGGTTCCTTCGGTCATCAACTACCTGAAGCCCTATTTCGGAGAGCTGGACCTTCCAAAGCTGAGGTACAGCCTGTTCTGTGGTGAGGCCCTATACCATGAAACCCTGTCCGGGTGGGCCAGGTGCGTTCCTAACGCTAAGATCGAAAATCTATACGGACCCACTGAGGCGACGATCTTTTGCATGCGTTACGAATGGCGGCGGGGAGAACCGCCGCACCCGCAAGGGAAGGGAATTGTTCCCATCGGCAAAAGTATGGAAGGAATGGATGCGTTCAAAATGATTGACAGCACATCGGACGAAGAGGGAGAACTCTGCCTGAGCGGCGAGCAGGTCACCCTTGGCTATTGGAACAATCCGTCAAAAACTGCGGAGGCATTCGGGACCACAACGGAGGGTAAGAAATATTACCGGACCGGAGACCTGTGCAAAGTCGATAAGACGGGCGATTTCCTCTATCTAGGGCGAATAGACAACCAGGTGAAAATCGACGGCCACCGCGTCGAGCTCGAGGAGATCGAGTTCCATACCCGTATGTTCTGCGAAGAGAAGCAGGTGGTTGCTGCGGTGAATACCAGCGAGACGGGCAGCCGCTACATACTCCTGTTCATCGAAAGCGAAGAGGAACTGAAAAAGGGCCTGGAGGATCATTTGAAAAAGCATCTTCCGGCATACATGCTTCCTAAGGAGATCATCACGGTCGGCCTCTTCCCTCTCAACAGCAATGGTAAAACCGATCGCAAGGCGCTGAAAAATGCCTACCTGCAGAAATTAGCGGCCAATCAACAAGAGAGAGCTGGATCCGGCGTGTGA
- a CDS encoding acyl carrier protein — MKHEDIVGILKSVFERVLEEMDLKITREMTAHDVEKWDSLRHIQLISAVETAFGIKFKLREIMSLNSVGDLIDLIDAKRGQV, encoded by the coding sequence ATGAAACATGAAGACATTGTCGGAATCCTGAAGTCCGTGTTCGAGAGAGTTCTCGAAGAAATGGACCTGAAGATTACTCGTGAGATGACCGCGCACGATGTGGAAAAGTGGGATTCCTTACGTCACATCCAACTGATCAGCGCGGTGGAAACCGCGTTCGGAATCAAGTTCAAACTGCGTGAGATCATGAGCTTGAACAGCGTCGGAGACCTGATCGATCTGATTGATGCAAAAAGGGGTCAGGTCTGA
- a CDS encoding UbiA family prenyltransferase, with protein MITRNSVRQQAGGQGDGEAAVDLACPLCVDMDGTLLRTDSLIESIIVLLKSNASYLVMLVVWMLKGKAHVKQELARRVMPDVTRLPYRSGFLNYLRAQRDAGRKLVLITGAHMEIARRVADHLRLFDDVMATGGGINLTGEAKVQALIARFGERGFDYAGNERVDLIIWEHARQAIVVGAPDRVLKRARRRAHVTEVFEPRVNPLRYIVAVIRPHQWVKNVLLFVPLITSHRITEGRLSLMAVIGFVAFSLCASSAYVLNDLLDMESDRQHPSKQKRPFAAGNLSPWWGLLIAPVFLGAGFAVASFLPAMFNWLLALYFAGTTAYSVDLKKRAVVDVLSLGGLYTIRIYAGSVAIGVSVSPWLMAFSGFTFLSLAFIKRGSELLMLGRSGGHAAHGRGYSLSDVQFVLSAGPTSGYIACLVLALYVSSPDVAKLYSRPSLLWLLCPVILYWISRMWLICSRGQMFHDPIVFAVRDKMSYVVGAAAGLIMLMAK; from the coding sequence ATGATCACGCGTAATTCAGTAAGGCAACAGGCCGGTGGACAGGGCGATGGTGAAGCCGCGGTCGATCTCGCTTGTCCCCTCTGCGTCGATATGGACGGGACTCTGCTGAGGACGGACAGTCTTATCGAATCGATTATCGTACTACTGAAATCGAACGCGTCCTATCTCGTCATGCTCGTGGTTTGGATGTTGAAAGGTAAAGCCCACGTAAAGCAGGAACTTGCGCGTCGCGTCATGCCAGATGTAACCCGCCTTCCGTACCGGTCGGGGTTCCTGAACTATCTTCGAGCGCAGCGTGATGCCGGTCGTAAGTTGGTCTTGATCACCGGAGCCCATATGGAGATTGCCCGGCGAGTGGCAGACCACCTCCGGCTCTTTGACGATGTCATGGCGACGGGAGGAGGGATCAATCTTACCGGTGAAGCGAAGGTTCAGGCCCTCATTGCACGATTCGGCGAAAGAGGGTTTGACTATGCCGGAAATGAACGAGTGGATCTGATTATCTGGGAGCACGCTAGACAAGCCATCGTGGTGGGCGCCCCCGACCGCGTCCTGAAACGCGCTCGGCGTAGAGCCCATGTCACGGAGGTTTTTGAGCCGCGGGTCAACCCGCTTCGGTACATCGTGGCAGTCATTCGGCCGCACCAATGGGTGAAGAATGTGCTGCTCTTCGTCCCGTTGATCACCTCGCATCGGATTACTGAAGGGCGGTTGAGCCTAATGGCCGTCATCGGATTTGTGGCCTTCAGTTTGTGCGCGTCGAGCGCCTACGTGCTGAACGATCTGCTCGACATGGAATCGGACCGCCAACACCCATCGAAGCAAAAACGCCCCTTTGCGGCGGGAAACCTGTCGCCCTGGTGGGGGCTCCTCATCGCGCCGGTGTTTTTGGGCGCTGGTTTTGCGGTCGCTTCATTCTTGCCGGCAATGTTTAACTGGCTCCTGGCTCTCTACTTTGCGGGGACGACGGCCTATTCAGTCGATCTCAAGAAACGGGCCGTTGTCGATGTGCTCAGCTTGGGCGGACTGTATACCATCCGTATCTACGCCGGTTCTGTGGCCATCGGAGTATCTGTCTCTCCATGGTTGATGGCGTTTTCGGGCTTCACCTTTCTCAGCTTGGCTTTTATCAAGCGAGGCTCCGAATTGTTGATGTTGGGGCGATCGGGCGGGCATGCCGCCCACGGGCGAGGGTATAGTCTCAGCGACGTCCAGTTTGTGCTCTCGGCAGGGCCGACAAGCGGGTATATAGCCTGCTTGGTGCTAGCTCTTTATGTCAGCAGCCCCGATGTGGCGAAGCTCTATTCCAGACCGTCGCTGCTCTGGCTCCTGTGCCCTGTGATTTTGTATTGGATCAGTCGCATGTGGCTCATCTGTTCACGGGGGCAGATGTTTCATGATCCCATCGTGTTCGCGGTCCGCGATAAGATGAGTTATGTCGTCGGAGCGGCCGCCGGTCTCATCATGCTGATGGCGAAGTAG
- a CDS encoding glycosyltransferase family 4 protein: MKVLLITAAFPPMRAGEADHALNLSRQLGQKGLDVHVLTTKGHEEPVNEPFTAYPVMTDWSWSDLPRLITFVKRCSPDVVFLIYIGWIYNEHPMMTFAPTICRALLPRARFVTLFEYPHGWTPGKWSTLTRGLRKAVQQWAGPRDVDYEFGTLLRDSDAVIVLSNHHRSRLMLHGPDVQAKSVLVPPPPLLRMSREDGGVSRQRYREKLGLASDDFLVAYFGYIYPSKGVETLFKAFQLVSNQRSNARLIVIGGILDREYPERPFYARELRELPEQLGIQRRIIWIGEYETDSDEASLFLRAADTCVFASDHGIFLNNSSFAAAAAHGLPIIATKGSVVEDPFIDRENVLFCPPKSPEPMAAAILAIMDAPDLKDRLRHGALALASEWYSWEKAIDRIVGTFRGPLR, from the coding sequence ATGAAAGTTCTTCTGATCACTGCCGCCTTTCCGCCGATGCGAGCCGGCGAAGCAGACCATGCGCTGAATCTTTCCCGGCAGCTGGGACAGAAGGGATTAGATGTGCACGTACTGACGACAAAGGGCCATGAGGAACCGGTCAATGAGCCGTTCACCGCATACCCTGTGATGACCGATTGGTCGTGGTCCGACCTCCCGCGCTTGATCACCTTCGTGAAACGTTGTTCCCCTGACGTGGTGTTTTTGATCTATATCGGATGGATCTACAACGAGCATCCCATGATGACGTTCGCGCCGACCATTTGCCGAGCTTTACTCCCACGCGCGCGATTCGTGACCCTTTTCGAGTATCCGCATGGCTGGACTCCGGGCAAGTGGTCGACGCTAACCCGAGGACTTCGCAAAGCCGTTCAACAATGGGCAGGCCCAAGAGATGTCGATTACGAGTTCGGAACTCTGCTGCGAGATAGCGATGCCGTGATTGTGTTGAGCAACCATCACCGCAGCAGATTGATGCTTCACGGACCGGACGTGCAGGCAAAAAGCGTCCTAGTTCCTCCTCCTCCATTGCTCCGAATGTCCCGGGAGGATGGCGGGGTTTCCAGGCAACGCTACCGTGAAAAGCTCGGCCTCGCATCGGATGATTTCTTGGTGGCCTATTTCGGCTACATTTATCCATCAAAAGGAGTGGAAACTCTCTTCAAAGCTTTTCAGCTCGTCAGCAACCAACGAAGCAACGCCCGGCTGATCGTGATCGGCGGAATACTAGACCGTGAATATCCCGAACGTCCGTTCTACGCTCGAGAACTGCGTGAATTGCCCGAGCAATTGGGCATTCAGCGAAGAATTATCTGGATAGGGGAATATGAGACCGACAGCGACGAAGCATCTCTCTTTCTTCGAGCCGCAGACACCTGTGTGTTTGCCTCCGACCACGGCATCTTTTTGAACAATAGCTCCTTTGCTGCTGCTGCGGCCCACGGGCTTCCCATCATTGCGACGAAAGGTTCGGTGGTTGAAGATCCGTTTATTGATCGAGAGAATGTCCTTTTCTGTCCCCCCAAGTCTCCGGAGCCGATGGCTGCTGCGATTTTGGCGATTATGGATGCCCCGGACCTGAAAGACCGTCTCCGCCATGGCGCGCTCGCGCTCGCGTCCGAGTGGTATTCCTGGGAGAAAGCCATCGACCGTATCGTGGGCACTTTCCGTGGACCCCTAAGATAG
- a CDS encoding glycosyltransferase: protein MLLTVAVCTWNRSRLLRQCLEQMTKLNIPLGVEWELLVVNNNCTDDTDHVVDSFASRLPTRLLVEAKPGQSNARNAAVREAKGQYILWTDDDVLVDENWIANYAKAFQRWPEAVVFGGPITPWFVETPPTWLEQVWPRVADAYAIRDLGPEPIQFDGRKRTPYGANFVVRTNEQQRNLYDARFGLRPGSSIRGEEIDLVNKLLTEGNAGWWVPGAGVRHYVPPERMTTGYLRDYYLGYGQYLAMKEPEWDGPTILGKPRWLWRQIITAEIKYRFHRLISPPEVWIRELIDARVSFGRFVRMK, encoded by the coding sequence ATGCTGTTGACCGTTGCTGTGTGTACCTGGAATCGGAGCAGGTTGCTTCGACAATGCCTGGAGCAGATGACCAAGTTGAACATCCCTCTGGGGGTCGAGTGGGAACTATTGGTCGTCAATAACAATTGTACGGACGACACCGATCATGTGGTCGACTCGTTTGCCTCAAGACTGCCGACTCGCCTGTTAGTTGAAGCGAAACCAGGTCAGTCCAACGCGAGAAATGCCGCTGTGCGGGAAGCGAAAGGCCAGTATATTCTCTGGACGGACGATGATGTGCTGGTGGACGAAAACTGGATCGCTAATTATGCGAAGGCGTTTCAACGATGGCCTGAAGCGGTGGTGTTCGGAGGCCCGATAACCCCCTGGTTCGTTGAGACCCCACCGACTTGGCTTGAGCAGGTATGGCCGCGTGTGGCCGACGCGTATGCCATCCGGGACCTCGGTCCAGAGCCGATCCAGTTTGACGGACGCAAACGTACGCCGTACGGCGCCAACTTCGTGGTACGAACCAATGAGCAACAACGCAATCTGTATGACGCGCGATTTGGACTTCGACCGGGGAGCAGCATCAGGGGGGAAGAGATAGATCTTGTGAACAAACTTCTTACAGAAGGGAATGCCGGGTGGTGGGTGCCGGGCGCAGGCGTCCGTCACTATGTTCCGCCCGAACGCATGACCACAGGCTATCTCAGAGACTACTACTTGGGCTACGGCCAGTACCTTGCCATGAAAGAGCCGGAGTGGGACGGGCCTACCATTCTCGGGAAACCCAGATGGCTTTGGAGACAGATCATCACGGCTGAAATCAAGTACAGATTTCACCGGCTAATCTCGCCGCCGGAGGTGTGGATTCGCGAACTCATTGATGCCAGGGTGAGCTTTGGACGCTTCGTCAGAATGAAGTGA
- a CDS encoding glycosyltransferase, translating into MEGEEKMTVPTVSVVIPIYNCVEYLQQALTSALNQQGVGIEILLVDSSTDDSCAAIARKSDARVRYTYQESRGVSAARNLGIRQARGEFIAFLDADDEWLPDKLSMQVSALRKFPQAGLVFTDTMMFRDSTVIQAAMNRDMLKEWRRSHVSDLPGWYCGNLYSQLLTQDCMNTSSVLVRRKAVEEQGLFDENFKVGEDYDLWLRIARSCPMIFIDRVLCRYRVHNDGLSGGEDVRALRWLEAHIAVREKHRRMELVPAQHMELLRDILGRHAWEAGWNHFGHNQFHEARRHFSAAIRAKPFVPRTWLYWCCSFLPTRVVEAIRTIRRPRKAGPRNGTQAQY; encoded by the coding sequence GTGGAAGGTGAGGAGAAAATGACTGTTCCCACGGTGAGTGTCGTCATTCCGATTTATAACTGCGTGGAATATCTTCAGCAGGCATTGACCAGCGCGCTTAATCAACAGGGCGTCGGAATTGAGATACTCTTGGTCGATAGCTCCACCGATGATTCGTGTGCTGCGATCGCCAGGAAATCCGATGCCAGGGTTCGTTACACTTATCAGGAGTCCCGTGGTGTCTCCGCGGCCAGAAATCTCGGGATTCGCCAAGCCCGAGGCGAGTTCATCGCGTTTTTGGACGCTGATGATGAGTGGCTCCCGGACAAACTTTCGATGCAGGTATCCGCCTTGCGAAAATTTCCTCAGGCCGGCCTCGTTTTCACGGACACGATGATGTTCCGAGACAGCACCGTCATTCAGGCGGCCATGAACCGAGACATGCTGAAGGAGTGGCGTCGTTCTCATGTTTCAGACCTGCCTGGTTGGTACTGTGGCAACCTATACTCCCAACTCCTGACTCAAGACTGCATGAATACGTCGTCCGTCCTGGTACGGCGCAAGGCAGTGGAGGAGCAGGGCCTCTTCGATGAAAACTTCAAAGTGGGAGAAGATTACGATCTCTGGTTGCGAATCGCAAGATCGTGTCCAATGATCTTCATCGACAGGGTGTTGTGTAGATATCGTGTCCATAATGATGGGTTGTCGGGAGGAGAGGACGTTCGGGCACTGCGCTGGCTCGAAGCTCATATAGCGGTTCGTGAAAAGCACCGACGAATGGAGTTGGTGCCTGCTCAGCATATGGAGCTCCTGAGAGACATTCTAGGCAGACATGCGTGGGAAGCTGGTTGGAACCATTTCGGACACAATCAGTTTCACGAAGCCAGGCGACATTTCTCAGCTGCGATCCGGGCGAAGCCTTTTGTCCCTAGGACATGGCTTTATTGGTGTTGCTCCTTCTTGCCGACACGGGTTGTGGAGGCGATACGAACTATTCGAAGACCTCGTAAGGCTGGGCCTCGTAACGGCACTCAAGCACAGTACTAG
- a CDS encoding glycosyltransferase family A protein, translating into MSVVIPAYNCASYILETLDSVIRQDYPKLEVIVIDDGSTDHTKEVVGNVESDRVKYVYQPNSGGPSGPRNTGIQHAQGKYVAFLDSDDIMLPGKIRCAVDLLDCQPNLGLVFADFVKFDEVHGQHAGAFLDTYEYFKRAPKRSVGASQYVLNAEAAYDALIVENFIGTSGVVVPKAVLADVGLFDVRLRGPEDYDLWLRIAYAYDIGFIDMIGHRYRVRLDGITGLGDAKLVPHSIQVMQKQLNRPLPYSTRKKVRKKLAMQFFALGYCHQMAEEMKPARQYYLRSLKEANYWLSWKGLFMSLLGGGAIRRLKQLRGY; encoded by the coding sequence GTGTCCGTCGTGATACCCGCGTACAACTGTGCGAGCTACATCCTGGAGACCCTGGATTCCGTTATCCGACAGGACTACCCGAAGCTCGAAGTGATCGTCATAGACGATGGATCAACCGATCACACGAAGGAGGTGGTGGGCAACGTCGAGTCCGATCGGGTGAAGTATGTGTATCAGCCGAACAGTGGTGGTCCTTCCGGTCCCAGAAATACGGGAATCCAGCATGCGCAAGGCAAGTATGTCGCATTCCTGGATTCAGATGACATCATGCTTCCTGGTAAGATTCGATGTGCGGTGGATCTTCTGGATTGTCAGCCGAACCTCGGGCTCGTCTTTGCCGATTTCGTGAAATTTGACGAAGTACATGGTCAACATGCCGGCGCATTTCTGGACACCTACGAATACTTCAAAAGAGCTCCGAAGCGGTCCGTGGGAGCTTCTCAGTATGTCCTCAACGCCGAGGCGGCCTATGACGCCTTGATTGTGGAAAACTTTATTGGTACGTCAGGAGTCGTTGTCCCCAAGGCAGTTCTAGCGGACGTCGGTCTCTTTGACGTACGATTGAGAGGTCCCGAAGACTACGATCTGTGGCTGAGGATTGCGTATGCTTATGACATCGGCTTCATTGATATGATCGGTCATCGCTACCGGGTCAGACTGGACGGAATAACGGGCCTCGGCGATGCGAAGCTGGTTCCCCACTCCATACAAGTCATGCAGAAACAATTGAATCGTCCCCTTCCGTACTCGACGCGAAAGAAGGTCCGCAAAAAACTTGCGATGCAGTTTTTTGCGCTTGGATACTGTCATCAGATGGCGGAGGAGATGAAACCGGCACGGCAATATTATCTGCGGAGCCTGAAAGAGGCAAATTACTGGCTGTCTTGGAAAGGGTTGTTCATGTCCTTGTTGGGGGGCGGCGCAATTCGCAGGTTGAAGCAGTTGCGTGGGTATTAG